From the genome of Gammaproteobacteria bacterium:
AAACACTTCCCTGCCCTTCTCCTGATTGCTGTGAATTAGGCCGAGGTGGGTTGTGCAAACCGTATGGTCGATTGAATGTCAAAATTGGCGATGACGATGAATTAGGGACGTTTATCTTTAGAACCACAGGCTTTAATAGTATTCGTACCTTGGCGGCACGGTTAAGTTATTACCAAGCAGTGTCAGGCAGTTTACTTTCTAGCCTACCGTTGCAATTACGACTGCGGGGTAAAAGTACGACACAAAGCCATCGCTCAGCTATTTATTACGTGGATTTAACGGTCAGGGAAGGTATGACGCTGGAAGAGTCAATAGCAGATGCCCAGAAATTGGATGCACGACGCAAGGACTGCGGCTATGACCAACATGCTTTAGATGAGGCGGGACGTAAGGGATTTAATAATGCGGTGTTTGAGTTTAGCGAGGAAGAAATGCCTGAAATTATTGAGGAGTTTTATCCTGCTGCTACGGATGATGGCGGTACTGCGAATGAAGTCGGCAATCAGCCTGTCGAGAATCAAAAGCCTAGTTTGAAAGATAAATTGGATAGGAAAGTGGCTTTAGCCAGTTAGATACTAAATGGCTCATGCTTTGACGGATCTGTTTAGGCAGATCCGTCAAAAACGGGTTTTAAAAGCCACATTTATTTTTTTGCACTGAACTGAATCATTGTGAGTCATTTTTTAAAACGGCTTTGTCAAACAAGCCAATTTTGAGTTATGCCTTTTCCTAACTTTTTATTTGTAAAAAACACGCTGCGATGGCGTACCCAAATAGGTGAAAACATTTGAAATTTCGAAGCGCACTTAAGTTCGGCGACTTGGCAATCAAAGTACACATCAGCCCACACTGCTGCGCGTCTAGCTCAAACAACAACTTCAACTTTACTTCCCATTCCCAATAATTTATCCAGAAACAATATCTAGTAATGCAACATAATCATCTAAAGCTTGGCTATGCTTATCAAAGTCGTCCTTGAGGGTAGTCAATTCATCGCGCACACTTTGGGTAAGATCGTGCTCTAGACCTTGTTGTACTGTTTTCAACTCTTGCGCCAATGCGCGGATAGATTGCGCGAATGATTTTGTCATCTGTTCAAACACATCGGAGAGGGCTTGGTTAAATTGCCTTTTAAGCATATCCATTTGGTCGTTGGAACGAATCTCATCTTTAAATTGTCGACTAATCTGCTGACCCATATCATCCATATCTAGTTTCAATACAGGTAACTCTAAACGATTAATCGCACGCTCTAGTGTGGCGCGAAAGTTTGCAGGATCAAAATCTGCACGTTTTGTTTGTAATTCCTCAACGAGAGTGCGGCGCAAATCTAGCTTGAGTTTATGAATACTAATCAAACCATTAAAATTATTTTCAATATCATTTCTGCAATCCCGTGCATAACGATTAATTTGCTCAATAGCATCCGATGCATTCAAATATTGATAGTTGACTGATACTGTTCGATAACGTGTTTCTGAACTACCCCAGCTAAATGGGTTGTACCATCGGGATGTACTAACAGTATAAGACACCTCGTTAGTTTCTGTACCAGTCCGTGTTTTTAGTTGGTCATAACGACTCATACTCTGCTTTAATTCTTGTGTAATCTCGCGCTGTTGCTCATTAATCTCACCAAGTTGATTTTCAATTACATCTTCAAGACGTAATGATATCCGCTTAATTTGAAGCTCGCATACTTGTTGTTGCTTCTCTAACTCTGCAATATCTTGGGTTCTAAGCGTATTA
Proteins encoded in this window:
- a CDS encoding hydrolase or metal-binding protein, translated to TLPCPSPDCCELGRGGLCKPYGRLNVKIGDDDELGTFIFRTTGFNSIRTLAARLSYYQAVSGSLLSSLPLQLRLRGKSTTQSHRSAIYYVDLTVREGMTLEESIADAQKLDARRKDCGYDQHALDEAGRKGFNNAVFEFSEEEMPEIIEEFYPAATDDGGTANEVGNQPVENQKPSLKDKLDRKVALAS